In the genome of Osmerus mordax isolate fOsmMor3 chromosome 15, fOsmMor3.pri, whole genome shotgun sequence, one region contains:
- the cdh19 gene encoding cadherin-7 isoform X1, with amino-acid sequence MHQWTVRMSSPGALAIVIILSMITCWAWGEERASLGVEADHLSPGSGSGSTHRRLRRGWIWKQLFVPEEDPTPRVIGQLKSDYDRGEFSIKYILAGEGAGNVFEIDEFSGEIRTLQRLDREEKAFYVLQAQAINRRTEEPVEPQSEFIIKVQDINDNVPQFQNEPYVSSIPEMCPVGTTVAQVTATDADDPLFGNNAKLIYSILQGEPYFSVEPKTGIIVTSWANMDREARELYLVVVQVKDMLGLSGGYSSSTTVTVSLTDVNDNGPTFQHNQYTFSVPESAMVGTTVGRIMAEDGDMGVNARMNYSLEDLEESATFRIQTDPVTQEGIVVLAKPLDYETKRRFVMAAEAINNIVDTRFLSYNEFQDRTTLKIVVEDVDEPPVFLTPVYEWKVVENVVVGTVVGSVTARDNDAVNNPIRYSIDKSDIRKVFKIDPNNGTVTVAKPLDRESAAWHNMTITAKETKQNHLSSWVAVFIKVLDTNDNAPRLAREYQPYICEGTQAGELIQLLSAVDPDEPSEGHHFYFSMVPDKHINPNFTIRDNQDNTASILARRSSFTRRDRVQYELPVVVADSGSPALSSTSTLTIIVCSCQAGGRCPSGGVEARALSMGVSLQTTLGLLVCLATLTALSVLLLGVRRHRRKQQQALEEGEEEKGLELTEKVLRYGEPGRGGGRGGDMASCQPVPLRPHPRRRDRRLRREEVAASIRMSLRHSHLVGPDDEVFSQFILDRLEEADQDPYAPPFDCLRTYAFEGTGSATGSLSSLESYGSDASAERHAHPRDPRPHLVRLTPWFGAAEEETTF; translated from the exons ATGCACCAATGGACCGTGAGAATGAGCAGCCCTGGAGCGCTGGCCATAGTTATTATACTGTCCATGATAACCTGCTGGgcgtggggtgaggagagagcctCGCTGGGTGTGGAAGCCGACCATCTCTCCCCAGGCTCGGGCTCAGGCTCCACGCATCGCCGCCTCCGACGAGGCTGGATCTGGAAGCAGCTGTTCGTCCCTGAAGAAGACCCTACTCCTCGCGTCATTGGGCAG CTTAAATCTGACTATGATAGAGGGGAGTTCTCTATCAAGTATATCCTGGCAGGTGAGGGAGCTGGGAATGTGTTTGAGATCGACGAGTTCTCCGGGGAGATCCGGACACTGCAGAGGCTGGATCGTGAGGAGAAGGCCTTCTATGTCCTCCAGGCACAAGCCATCAACAGGAGGACTGAGGAACCTGTTGAGCCCCAGTCAGAGTTCATCATCAAGGTCCAAGACATCAACGACAATGTCCCGCAGTTTCAGAACGAGCCCTACGTGTCCAGCATCCCTGAGATGTGCCCTGTTG gaACCACTGTTGCCCAGGTGACAGCAACAGATGCAGATGATCCCCTGTTCGGAAACAACGCCAAACTCATCTACTCCATCCTACAGGGGGAGCCTTACTTCTCTGTGGAGCCTAAGACAG GCATCATCGTGACCTCATGGGCCAACATGGACCGGGAGGCCAGAGAGCTCTACCTAGTGGTGGTGCAGGTAAAAGACATGCTGGGGCTCAGTGGGGgatactcctcctccaccactgtTACCGTCAGCCTGACCGATGTCAATGACAACGGACCCACCTTCCAGCACA ACCAGTACACGTTCTCCGTGCCCGAGTCAGCGATGGTGGGCACCACGGTGGGGAGGATCATGGCGGAGGATGGAGACATGGGGGTCAATGCCAGGATGAACTACAgcctggaggacctggaggagagcgCAACCTTCAGGATCCAGACAGACCCCGTCACACAGGAGGGGATTGTGGTGCTGGCCAAG CCCCTGGACTACGAGACCAAGCGACGTTTTGTGATGGCTGCTGAGGCAATCAACAACATTGTGGACACGCGTTTTCTAAGCTACAACGAATTCCAGGACCGGACCACACTGAAGATCGTGGTTGAGGATGTGGATGAGCCTCCCGTGTTCCTCACCCCCGTATATGAATGGAAGGTTGTGGAGAACGTGGTGGTGGGGACAGTGGTTGGCTCTGTGACCGCCAGGGACAATGATGCTGTCAACAACCCTATCAG ATATTCGATTGACAAAAGCGATATCAGGAAAGTTTTCAAAATAGACCCCAACAATGGAACTGTCACTGTGGCGAAACCTTTGGACCGCGAGTCAGCAGCCTGGCATAATATGACTATCACAGCCAAGGAAACAA AGCAAAACCATTTATCCTCCTGGGTGGCTGTGTTCATCAAAGTGTTGGACACAAACGACAATGCGCCACGGCTGGCCAGAGAATACCAGCCATATATCTGTGAGGGGACTCAAGCTGGCGAG CTCATCCAGCTGCTCAGCGCTGTGGATCCTGACGAGCCGTCCGAGGGACATCACTTCTACTTCTCTATGGTCCCAGATAAGCACATCAACCCCAACTTCACCATCAGAGACAACCAAG ACAACACAGCCAGTATCCTGGCTCGTCGCAGCTCATTTACCCGTAGGGATCGTGTCCAGTACGAGCTGCCTGTGGTGGTGGCAGACAGtggctcccctgctctctccagcacCAGCACCCTGACCATCATTGTGTGCAGCTGCCAGGCTGGGGGGCGCTGCCCCTCTGGGGGAGTGGAGGCCCGGGCGCTCTCCATGGGGGTCAGCCTCCAGACCACCCTGGGCCTGCTGGTCTGCCTGGCGACACTCACAG CTTtgtctgtgctgctgctgggagTGAGGCGACACAGGCGCAAGCagcagcaggccctggaggagggggaggaggagaagggcctGGAACTGACTGAAAAGGTGCTACGCTACGGagaaccaggaagaggaggcggaAGAGGAGGGGATATGGCGTCCTGCCAGCCcgtccccctccgcccccacccccgGCGCCGGGACCGGAGGCTCCGCAGGGAGGAGGTGGCCGCCAGCATCCGCATGTCTCTCCGCCACTCCCATCTGGTGGGGCCCGACGACGAGGTCTTCAGCCAGTTCATCCtggacaggctggaggaagCCGACCAAGACCCCTACGCCCCACCGTTTGACTGTCTGAGGACCTACGCCTTTGAGGGGACCGGCTCTGCCACAGGCTCCCTCAGCTCCCTGGAGTCGTACGGCTCCGATGCTAGCGCTGAGCGGCACGCACATCCCCGTGACCCCAGACCACACCTGGTCAGGCTCACCCCCTGGTTCGGGGCAGCTGAGGAGGAGACCACCTTCTGA
- the cdh19 gene encoding cadherin-7 isoform X2: protein MHQWTVRMSSPGALAIVIILSMITCWAWGEERASLGVEADHLSPGSGSGSTHRRLRRGWIWKQLFVPEEDPTPRVIGQLKSDYDRGEFSIKYILAGEGAGNVFEIDEFSGEIRTLQRLDREEKAFYVLQAQAINRRTEEPVEPQSEFIIKVQDINDNVPQFQNEPYVSSIPEMCPVGTTVAQVTATDADDPLFGNNAKLIYSILQGEPYFSVEPKTGIIVTSWANMDREARELYLVVVQVKDMLGLSGGYSSSTTVTVSLTDVNDNGPTFQHNQYTFSVPESAMVGTTVGRIMAEDGDMGVNARMNYSLEDLEESATFRIQTDPVTQEGIVVLAKPLDYETKRRFVMAAEAINNIVDTRFLSYNEFQDRTTLKIVVEDVDEPPVFLTPVYEWKVVENVVVGTVVGSVTARDNDAVNNPIRYSIDKSDIRKVFKIDPNNGTVTVAKPLDRESAAWHNMTITAKETKQNHLSSWVAVFIKVLDTNDNAPRLAREYQPYICEGTQAGELIQLLSAVDPDEPSEGHHFYFSMVPDKHINPNFTIRDNQDNTASILARRSSFTRRDRVQYELPVVVADSGSPALSSTSTLTIIVCSCQAGGRCPSGGVEARALSMGVSLQTTLGLLVCLATLTDLLC from the exons ATGCACCAATGGACCGTGAGAATGAGCAGCCCTGGAGCGCTGGCCATAGTTATTATACTGTCCATGATAACCTGCTGGgcgtggggtgaggagagagcctCGCTGGGTGTGGAAGCCGACCATCTCTCCCCAGGCTCGGGCTCAGGCTCCACGCATCGCCGCCTCCGACGAGGCTGGATCTGGAAGCAGCTGTTCGTCCCTGAAGAAGACCCTACTCCTCGCGTCATTGGGCAG CTTAAATCTGACTATGATAGAGGGGAGTTCTCTATCAAGTATATCCTGGCAGGTGAGGGAGCTGGGAATGTGTTTGAGATCGACGAGTTCTCCGGGGAGATCCGGACACTGCAGAGGCTGGATCGTGAGGAGAAGGCCTTCTATGTCCTCCAGGCACAAGCCATCAACAGGAGGACTGAGGAACCTGTTGAGCCCCAGTCAGAGTTCATCATCAAGGTCCAAGACATCAACGACAATGTCCCGCAGTTTCAGAACGAGCCCTACGTGTCCAGCATCCCTGAGATGTGCCCTGTTG gaACCACTGTTGCCCAGGTGACAGCAACAGATGCAGATGATCCCCTGTTCGGAAACAACGCCAAACTCATCTACTCCATCCTACAGGGGGAGCCTTACTTCTCTGTGGAGCCTAAGACAG GCATCATCGTGACCTCATGGGCCAACATGGACCGGGAGGCCAGAGAGCTCTACCTAGTGGTGGTGCAGGTAAAAGACATGCTGGGGCTCAGTGGGGgatactcctcctccaccactgtTACCGTCAGCCTGACCGATGTCAATGACAACGGACCCACCTTCCAGCACA ACCAGTACACGTTCTCCGTGCCCGAGTCAGCGATGGTGGGCACCACGGTGGGGAGGATCATGGCGGAGGATGGAGACATGGGGGTCAATGCCAGGATGAACTACAgcctggaggacctggaggagagcgCAACCTTCAGGATCCAGACAGACCCCGTCACACAGGAGGGGATTGTGGTGCTGGCCAAG CCCCTGGACTACGAGACCAAGCGACGTTTTGTGATGGCTGCTGAGGCAATCAACAACATTGTGGACACGCGTTTTCTAAGCTACAACGAATTCCAGGACCGGACCACACTGAAGATCGTGGTTGAGGATGTGGATGAGCCTCCCGTGTTCCTCACCCCCGTATATGAATGGAAGGTTGTGGAGAACGTGGTGGTGGGGACAGTGGTTGGCTCTGTGACCGCCAGGGACAATGATGCTGTCAACAACCCTATCAG ATATTCGATTGACAAAAGCGATATCAGGAAAGTTTTCAAAATAGACCCCAACAATGGAACTGTCACTGTGGCGAAACCTTTGGACCGCGAGTCAGCAGCCTGGCATAATATGACTATCACAGCCAAGGAAACAA AGCAAAACCATTTATCCTCCTGGGTGGCTGTGTTCATCAAAGTGTTGGACACAAACGACAATGCGCCACGGCTGGCCAGAGAATACCAGCCATATATCTGTGAGGGGACTCAAGCTGGCGAG CTCATCCAGCTGCTCAGCGCTGTGGATCCTGACGAGCCGTCCGAGGGACATCACTTCTACTTCTCTATGGTCCCAGATAAGCACATCAACCCCAACTTCACCATCAGAGACAACCAAG ACAACACAGCCAGTATCCTGGCTCGTCGCAGCTCATTTACCCGTAGGGATCGTGTCCAGTACGAGCTGCCTGTGGTGGTGGCAGACAGtggctcccctgctctctccagcacCAGCACCCTGACCATCATTGTGTGCAGCTGCCAGGCTGGGGGGCGCTGCCCCTCTGGGGGAGTGGAGGCCCGGGCGCTCTCCATGGGGGTCAGCCTCCAGACCACCCTGGGCCTGCTGGTCTGCCTGGCGACACTCACAG ATCTGTTGTGTTAG